The following DNA comes from Gemmatimonadota bacterium.
CGAAGAGGATCTGAACGAAACGGATCTGTCGACGGTCATCGCCGACCGGGATGTGGTCTACCATCTCGCTGCGCAGGCGGGTGTCCGTGCCAGTTGGGGAACGGAGTTTGACACTTACCTCTTCAGCAATGTCCGCGCGACCCAGCGGATTCTGGAAACGGTCAAGGAGCATTCGGGTGTGCGCGTGGTGTATGCGTCCTCTTCGTCGGTCTACGGCGATACCCGGCAGCTTCCGCTCTCCGAGGATGCCCCGACCGCGCCGAACTCCCCTTACGGGGCTACCAAGCTTGCGGGGGAGCATCTGTGTCAGCTCTACCACGCCAACTACGGAGTGGATGTTCTCTCGCTCCGGTACTTCACGGTGTACGGCCCGCGCCAGCGCCCCGACATGGCGTTCCACCGTTTCATCCGAGCGATCATGGAGGACCGTCCGCTGGACATCTATGGCGATGGATCCCAGAGTCGGGACTGCACATTCGTGGGGGACATCGTCCAGGCCACCCTGCTCGCCGGGGAAGCAGACCCTTCTTCGCGAGTCTTCAACATTGGGGGG
Coding sequences within:
- a CDS encoding NAD-dependent epimerase/dehydratase family protein; the protein is MARKSLVTGAAGFIGSQLVEALLDRGDDVIGIDSFTDYYPRAAKDGNVARALASDRFRLVEEDLNETDLSTVIADRDVVYHLAAQAGVRASWGTEFDTYLFSNVRATQRILETVKEHSGVRVVYASSSSVYGDTRQLPLSEDAPTAPNSPYGATKLAGEHLCQLYHANYGVDVLSLRYFTVYGPRQRPDMAFHRFIRAIMEDRPLDIYGDGSQSRDCTFVGDIVQATLLAGEADPSSRVFNIGGGARRSLLQNLELLQELLGRKAQVRHTPRARGDVSDTHADISRACRELGYEPKVPLEDGLRQEIEWLCGAVADQG